A portion of the Lolium rigidum isolate FL_2022 chromosome 1, APGP_CSIRO_Lrig_0.1, whole genome shotgun sequence genome contains these proteins:
- the LOC124684609 gene encoding SKP1-like protein 1 has protein sequence MAAEDLKKMITLKSSDGDEFKLEEAVAMESQTIRHMIEDDCADNKIPLPNVNSKILSKVIEYCNKHVQVAKPMADGAADGASALSPVEDLKNWDAEFVMVDQDTLFDLSLAANYLNIKGLLDLTYQTIADMIKGKTPEEIRRTFNIKNDFTPEEEEEIRREYQWAFE, from the coding sequence ATGGCGGCCGAGGACCTGAAGAAGATGATCACGCTCAAGTCCTCTGACGGGGACGAGTTCAAgttggaggaggcggtggcgatggagtcgCAGACGATCCGCCACATGATCGAGGACGATTGCGCCGACAACAAGATCCCGCTCCCCAACGTCAACTCCAAGATCCTCTCTAAGGTAATTGAATACTGCAACAAGCACGTCCAGGTGGCCAAGCCCATGGCCGATGGCGCAGCGGACGGCGCTTCTGCCCTGTCCCCCGTGGAGGACCTCAAGAACTGGGACGCCGAGTTCGTTATGGTCGACCAGGACACCCTCTTCGACCTCAGCCTCGCCGCCAACTACCTCAACATCAAGGGGCTGCTGGACCTCACCTACCAGACCATCGCCGACATGATCAAGGGAAAGACTCCAGAGGAGATCCGTAGGACCTTCAACATCAAGAACGACTTCacccctgaggaggaagaggagatccGCAGGGAGTACCAGTGGGCCTTTGAGTAA